ATAGTAATGCACCGATCTAGctatttctcacaattaaatTCTCATCATAAATTCTCacaattatcttctcaaatgccatTATCAAGTTATAGCAGTTATGCATAAACAGTGATAATCGGTTCTTCACACCTCAAATTTCCTTTTATCTGTCAATCTTAACACCTGGCCATTGGAACAAGCtttcagtaaaatgtgtttaatgcgTGGAATTATGACCTCTAGGTAATCATAAGGTTTTGGGCTTGATTTCTGTATTTTTGACCAACAATTGTGCTCAAACTTTGTCggtatatgttatataaaaatagaaggatCTATGGTTGGGACTATGCTTCGACCTCGACAAATCGTCAGTTCACAAACGATCGCCTGCTCAAATGATCGcagttttattgaaatggtcAATAATGGGTGCACAGGGATGTATCTATCACCTACTTTGAGACTGCAGCAGCTAGGATGCCGATGGGTGACTCAGGAGGGGGCATGGAGGAATGACCAGCCTCACCCAGCACCTTCAACTCAAGAAACACCTGGCCCTTCTCTGATGTACCCACCCTGTAATGGGGGAAATAACCCTGTATACAGGCTGGTAAACATGAGTAAGGAACCTTGGTTTGCCTTTACCTGGACACAGACAAGTCCTTGGTTAACACGGCTAGTATTACCAGTGGGGTGGGTTGACATTGGTAGGACTCATTTCTTCAGGTCTGTTGTCATAATGAAAGCAGGCTCCCAGTCACTCCACCATGTGTTTGAGATAGATATGTGTGCTAGTAGAAATGTGCAAAGGCTGCATACATGGGTGCTTGACTGTTACAATAAAAGATTTACAAAGTGATCTATCAACTGTATGGTTATCTCTGAAAGCAAAGGCACTAAGCAAGTTAATGGAATATTCTAGCCCTAATAAATTAGGAGATACATATCAGGTAAGTATGCATGTTTCATCAATTATCATCCCTGTAaagtatattcaaataaatttcatttaatattatttttggtaaatgaCTGTTCCTACCATCtacacaattttattaatgaatactaattttaaattaaactctgAATTCATTCTGAAAGAAAAAAtcattctcccacctcagataagtagatccaataatttaaccatgctagaaattcttatcttgcccatatgggcgaagataaaatgcccgtatgtaACTCCTtttacattgtaattacctcccttgttgaagagtgtcgtctgtagcatcatggaaaccttgtcttgtggcaatatttagaacgctaattaattatttctcacttcaaatgtcaccataaaacagttttcaagcacctttcaagaaataatgattcactttccttagaactattgaaagaccgatttgactattaacataatctgaatcattgcgcgcatatccatgacaaccacgaattatcgcatatccatacgcaattattttcactaagcacaaaataGTTTCAGcaacaaaaaacacttttacttaattttgtttagctgaggtgggagaaatggcatttaccatagccgctcgtgtaagataggttcatcccgaccctcgcgcagggtgtttgcggaaactcagtaaacctcgtttctgcaaaacaccctacacacgggtcagaatgaacctatcttacactctcggccatggaagatacttatattctttgCAATATACACATGGAATGAAAATTTGACTCCACATTCTACAACCCCCTCTCCCATATGTTGTTTCCCTCCTGACCTAGCGACCGCAGCTGCCAGTATACCGATGGTTGACTCCGGGGGCGGCATTGAGGAGTGGCCAGGGCTGCCCACCACGCGCAGCTCAAGGTCCATGTAACCCTTCTCGGACACACCCACCCTGCTAGTGGACTCACAGtacaattaaatatgaaaatatagtATATCCAACCTAAAATTTGGTTAAGGATATTGTATCTCTCACAGACCAAATATCATGATATGTCATACTGTTGTCTGCCATGCTACTAGATAATAttccaaatgttttaaatgtaatttcttCCATTTGAAAATCTATTGCAACCTTAAACTACACAATATCAAATAAACTGGCAGGTCTCATCCCTAGGAAGTGTTTCGTGATACAAAAATGTTTCTCCATTTcctgataaaatgttttttgggggtagatttttataaaacagactaattcaaaaacaagagccgtcgtaagacggcgcgctcgactatgccgctttgacttagaatacaataacgatgtaataataccaagtttggtctctttatgtcaaacttaactaaaattattcgatacataaggtgactttgatgctgccctcccaccagcccgccaaaacaatgacgcaagtcattcaaataacttcatttcccattatgaaaatgtggttaagaatatacaaatatgcctttcaaaggaaaaaaaaaaaaattcaagggccataatttgtatttaggcttaaaacggagttatgtttcttgttgtaagatggtcgttaataattaaagaattttattaagtgcatttaatgaacggtatagaagttttttttattaaaatcccaacttgcctttaacttttacttgcctaaaactttatttaacctaggtcaatcaggggccataacttgtattaaggatatggagttatgtaacctcattgggtgatggtcctgaacaattgtgtgaagtattaagtcaattgaatgaagggtaaagaagttattaaacaatatcccaacctacgttaaaactttaacctaagttccatagtcaatcaggggccataatttgtataaaagataataaggagttatctaacctcattatgtgatggctctaaacatctgtgtgaagtattaagtcaattgaatgaatggtattggagttttaagtgaaaatcccaacttgccctaaaactttaacctgccctaaaactttaacctaagtcaatcaggggccataacttgtatttaggataatatggagttatgtaacctcattgtgtaaTTGTCCTAAGCAACtagtgaagtattaagtcaattgaacaaaggatatacaagttattaataaatattccaacttgccctaaaactttaacctaagttccatagtcaatcaggggccataatctgtgtaaagaataatatgaaatatctaacctcatcatgtgatggccctgaacaactgcgtgaagtattaagtcaattgaatgtagggaattggatttataagtgaaaatcccaactttccctaaaactttaaccagaagcCGATACCGATGctggggtgagtagtatagcccacctattttTTGAATAGCCAAGCTAAAAAGTGGCATAATCTGTGGAAGATGGCCTTCAAACCCCTAAATTATGCAGTAAATTACGTACAGTGCAGTTTGGCTGGTCATGCCTGGGATGATCTGATTGGTGACTGTGAGGCCCTCATCCACAATGAACTCAAACTTGCGCACCCCTCGCTTCCACAGCACCTCACTGATCGCCTTGGCACCATCCAGACCTGTCACCTGGTACACATCAGTTGGATTAAGGTATAAAGGAATAGCTGTCCTCATAAGGTATAACCTCTTACACACACAATTAAAGGTATAGGTGTGACTGTACCTGCTTTCATCCCAGGTGTCTCATGTGCAGAACCAACTTCTTAGGGACTCTCCGGTATACTGAACAACACATTAGCTAATAGCAGTGTTCACAATTACGCTTGAATAAATTAGTTAATTTAATTCCATTagtcaatttatttgtttacaccATCTAATCAAGCTAGATATGCCTTATTCACTGGCAGAACcatataatacaaattcaagAGCATTGGCTGGGCACCAGATAGGTAGAACATTCCTTTTAAGTCTTCACATTCTCTCTGCAGTTCTTAGTTACCTCTTCATCATGTCCGAAGGCAACATAGAATCCTCTTTCCGGTGCTCTTCCTAGAGAAACATAGTAGTTCAGTGCTTCCAGTATTCCCTGCAAGGATGTAAACATTGGctgtaatttaaacatttaaaatcataaaaacattcataGTTAACTTTATCAATAATACAGATTTTTACTTTATATTGCCTTCAGTTACTCACCATAACTCCATGCTTAAAATCAATTGTTCCCCTTGCATACACAAAGTCTCCAATGATATCTGCACTGAATGGGTCGGCCTCCCATTTCTCAGGCTCTGCAGGCACCACATCAAGGTGAGCCATCAGCAGGTAGGGGGTGAGGGTCGGGTCCTCGCCTTTCACAGTGTATAACAAGCTAAGGTTAGCAACAACCTCATACTGCACCAGGGGTGACTCGTGTACAGTTGGATACGCTGAAGTCAAATAGTAATATCCAATTaagttaaaacatgaacatttttgtatgtacaataaaaaaatagagAATTCTTCTGCTagtaattgttaaatatttaaaaacattactgTAAATGTCCTGTTAAAACCGTCAAGCATGTGACTTTTTGAGAACCCTACGTGGTGAGTAATTATTTTTTCCCATTCAGCAGAAATTTCCGGCAAGAATGAGGAATGCTTGTTTATCTTTTCAGGTAGAAAAGTTGCAAAGTTCAAGACAAAACTGGGACTCTGTGATGCAAACCACTTGATAATCAGCACCAAACCATGGAGAaccacagttacttggtatttggactgcattttttggccagtcgagtgattggtccctagggtgatctcttggactgagaatcataaaaaaatgtgtttaagtactctatgatacacataataaacaaataatcaacttttggtcttttattattatacattaaatattttgaaatttcatacattctttatcattcacaagttatgaaggttaGCAGATTTCGGGCTGAGACATGTGTGGAAACGAGCTCAGATCTACAGgaatttttcgataaaactACTGTATACGTCGCATGCATGTTCAGAAAGAAGTTATCTCCAAGGTGCAATCGctcaacaagcacaaactagTAGCGTTTTCCCAATTTTCTTTGACAACTCTGCCAAGAACACTGTTTTTTTACCGACTCACAAATCCTCGCCAGTAATTTTGACCACGCTTTTCAACTTCAAGCGCGAACGGGAACCGGGGTAATGTTTACCTCATGACTGGTACCCGTCCGCGCGTAGAGACAAAAAGCGCATGCCGGGTTCAGATCTTGTGCATActaaaagtaaaagtaaacGACAAAAAGTTTACTTGTTTATTATGGGTATCATTgagtactaaaacacatttttttatgattctcagtccaagagatcaccctagggaccaatcgctcgactggccaaaaaatgcagtccaaataccaagtaactgtgtgGAGAACCACACGGAAAGAACATTTGATTGCtcactagtctaaaataatagacgtgttatacgggattcttccaatccctaacgtttaaacgggaatgtgcaaaaaacgggggtgttttaaaaatattgaaattgttttaagtgaagtattttatggttgaaattgatcataaagagttatattcatattttaccatgtaagtgaaatgatattttgcactaaacaagcatttaatgcattaaaacaagttgtttacctttccaataaaacaaaagttgactgacacagacgatttaaaactgtgccctgaaaccttgcaggtgcccttcatgtatatattgttatgttttgacagaatgaaatgaaaaaaatccgtcaaactcataattataagttggatatttattttttgtgtacggaactaatataaaataacattatctggtaatatttcttgtttttataatattttatagacgctatatgctttaacccggaatcctgatcggaacaactatcCACTTTTGacactaaacaatttgtatgtgaaggatttgccatatggcagatttcacaaaaaaggcaattatttggcccatttgctttcatttattgttattgcatgtcaacgtcatatatacagcaattgcctttcccaacccaataagaacccctaatagaagtgatttgtattaaaataatgaaaatattgtgttaaataaggtaaaaaaatgtaaaattatgccgatatttaggacaaaaaagacagaaaatcttcccggtaccaatataccacttttttgaggatgcttttcagtaacatctggaaagtattttattcttgtctgttgaataatgtttgcaagaaatgttaattaaaacaataatatatctaaaatgattgcatttcgttcgtaatatacttaaattttcggtaattgcgcatggtgataacgttacggtaatctgtcctcgaattgttgtgtaacattagcagacatgatccactgctaactgttttaagcctaaacacacctttattaaatcgctgaaaacaaagactacgtgtcggataaaaacagtattgcatgcaacaagaaattggtcattcccgatcataaagttttttaggtctaaaaatgtgttaatgttacgcaaaatcgattctgtcccattttagcatgacgatagcaccttttctattcgtgaataatttacaccgaCTGAGGGTCAACATCCGGTCagcgattacttttatattggactggttcacagttgacattgaaatgataaaaatagtggtgaataccgttgataaaaacttaatccaagtttggctcattctgtccttcgatgtaacgttaacattatgtcacgctagcattaagacaagcgcttaataaagcaagaaaatcgttgaaatttgatgactttcccagagtcaattattcgaacataacaatgtcgtctgtaaactatcgtttgtaagtattcattcattaggtacgtagtttatattgaattcataccgctattgtgtttgatatcgttatttattggacagaattaagaatgcaaacgttataaaatggacagaaatatagatgataacgtgacaaatGGACATAACTGCAAATGTTACATTGGAcagaaaccttttttttttataaaacacatatttatgttttgttttttgtgatcCATTGTATGCTTTTGATACAAGCTTAACTGTTTAATACTTAATCTGAATTTGATTAAGTAAACTGAATGATTATGTTATAATTGGGacagaaatatgtttgctaATGTGACAAAAGGACTTTTCCCCTAATGTTACATAGGACAGAAGCAGTTTGACATCACCAAGAGAGAATGCTTGAGAtgaaagtcaatatttgtatgctcattttgtgattcattgtgtttcttatttgacgaatcttatttttgacacaaacttgtgttatatattgtatcttTACCTTATTTTAGTCACCTGAATGCTAGTGTTACATTTTGGACAGAACAATGTGTGCTATTGGACAATAGGACGTCTCCCCTGGTGTTACTTTTGGATTCCTGTTTGAACCCCCCCCCCAGAGTATATAAAAGTTTAAGAACATTGTTTCTGTGcttctaaaactgttcaatctactgtttttattcaatttcaaactgTCCCAGATTAAATTAACTGAATGCCAGTGATAACGATAAATTAGTTAAGGGCCTAGTTTAGGtccattttcataataaaacattgaaaactgcacagcaggtcttatcagattggagatctgatcaATCTCTTATGACACTGTGTAtatgtacacaacctctgtaaATGGATCTtaatctaatgcaccagtcaattgtaaccacgcccccccaggtccggggaatagcggggactttgactttcggtccagcaaaccccgggtaaaatccccgccctgcggggacgaactgatggtaaaaccccggccaaatgccccccgcaccccagagactctatataagtcaatatctcCGCTATCTTGGcactaagacaaaaccaccgcactcaCACGGCcatgcggggccacctggaaagtaaaaacacggcccttttccccggctatccccagtatacccccggacctggggggggggggggggccgtggttacaattgattggtgcataattgcctaattgtcttatcagatctccaatctgagtatcctgctgcgCAGTATGGgatattttaagatagaaaTGGACTCTTAATGGCCCTGAGCCGATAAACCTACCGGtaaacacaggaaattggcccctactgtcaAACCAGTGTGATTAgaaggagatgcacagcaggggattatcatgccaaatattccttaaattaGGCCTTAAAAGGGGGAGGGTCACTTttaaaaggcttaaactaggcctttaagacaCACAACAGTCTGATCTTTAgttctattgttgtttttttgtattggaaGTTATTCTATCCagattggtatatttttttacgagaTTGTTTAATCAAACTGCTGCGGGAACAGTGTTTCCAGGATTCGTCATTCAGTCTGACACCATATAAACTTAGGTCAGCAGTGTATTTATAAATCAGCATGAACAAAACTAGTAGGAACTATATGAGAAGCAATAGAATTATATTGTAACAACAGGTTATTAAAAtctcaaatgagtaaaacattataacaacatttaaactaaatgaagaGTCAAAGAAACTATTTTCAACTGTAGAAGCTCATAAAATGTGTACGTCTGTCACAGTGCAACTTCGTCAAATCttgtatgattattatgatttttttgtgattatcaattgactgtgtttatcaatcatttatatagtttgttttatactgtatcaagctcaaacagtctgtggaaggtctgtattttattttgttgtgaaacattctgtccaactgctaatgtgacatactgctaatgttactcattctgtcttgtggtaacactagcacatactcgcaattagcaatttataatatatatgtttaatttcaaaggtaatgataattgcaccatactagagacatttatacttccacaacaaaacatttatttgagaaaaacgaaacaatctttattttatgtctgtacaatctgttttatagataaatgaaccatttagtgcaagacaaaatacttctttggatcaaaatattaaaaaaaaaagtttttaccggcaatattgtaacactagcacaaatggtatggtgatacaaaattctttttttataaaaatgcatgaataaatcattgcaaatgttctaaaatatgatagataagaaattgctgtaaaagattatgttgaaatcacaaatctgcaataaattttaaaaatcaatattcgccgggaactttttggtcaccaaaacgtgaaatctgccatatcaaaaatctaaaaaaaatctgtcaacgtaaaattatttggactagattGCTCACCTGCAATTATATAATCTACCAGCTGTAGTAATTCTGCTGAATTATAATCGTGAGGTTCTCTTGCAACCGTCTTTATCCTTAATGCTTCTCTAAATCTTTTTAATGCATCTGAATGAATCCCCACTTCAATAAAATCTGCATCAGATGAGGTGCACTCAGATACATCAATATTCCTTACATTTAAGGTAAAGGTTCGTATAAGAACAATAGCAACTAAGcttaaaaacacaaaagagattgtaaataaaaactttttagcgaatgacattttttaattaacgtTAAAAACTTCGAGAAAATAAAAGCCAAAAAGGACTACATTTTCGCTTGTGTTAAAATAGAATTACGCCCCTTTGCCTTTTCCGCCAAAACCGGAAACTTGTTTGCGCATGTCTGAAACAGGTGAATTCCTGACAACGATAAACAAGCATTGAGAACATAATGTTTAcgttttgaaaatgacattctgtTGTCTTTTACACAATGAATTACAGGTAAATTGTTCTGTCAGTTCAAGACTAATGGTATATACAAAATGTCACATTAAtcgtttcaaaattattcataaGAAACTCCTTCAGTCCTTGTATTCGTAATTTTGAATGTTCTCCACCCACTATCACTATCATCACTATATTTGTAAGCatttatgatttaattaaattatcgttactttacaaaagaaatattgaatatttgtaaTTATCTGTGTGACACTTAAATGCAGTACATAGGAActaaaataagtttgaaatacTGTATCCTGGTCTAGATCAGCGATTCGGTTAGGGACCAGATTAGAACATATCATTTTTCAACTTGTTTGGAACGAGTTGTATTAACAAAGACACCCATTTGTCAACAGTGACAGTCCCAGAATGGTCAGCTGAAAAAATTCTAGGGAAACTCTGAAAAAggcattcatttatttatgaagtgtttttacataatggtatttcttaattaatgtgaagtaaggtgaaacatttaaGAAGTATCATCTGTATGATTTAAGATACGCAATCCATGTGgatttaaagctacagtaaaactgtgatcaTTTAAACATTAGGTCATTTGAGAAGTGGCAGTCAGTGGAGGTCGAAGCTTAGTCCACACCTTTAAaccttatattttcatataaaatatatactaaatTGGATTAAAACCTTAGGAGGTCAAGCATTTGAGCACCATTGCCAGTcccaaatcatgcacaaaacttaataaatacCTTGAGATCATAATTTCACACATATTCCCGGACAGCATGTtccaaattaaacaaacaattgccaggtgttaaaattttcacaATTACAGATGAAAGAAAATGTGATGAAGTGTGAAAAAccgattatcaacatttacaCATGAACGCTATTACTTGTTAAGGATATtctatgtattgcattgtgatgAACACTATTACTTGTTAAGGATATtctatgtattgcattgtggaAATTGCTCATACCTTCAAAGGCTGTCATATAATAGAtgtgaaaatgtaaaagaaaaaaaacaatacatgaacaaatacttaatagcaaagtttatttttataaaacagcaTGTTTTCTTTACAAGCATCAGTGGAATATGACAGTGCATATtatggcattagtcagatttaaatTTCGCAAAATCAAATATGGATAATAGGCACATCTTGTCTGTTTTACTGGATTGTGAGTTGAACATATGTAAGAAGGAATGAAGTGCtttgttcaaatattaattAGGCATTTACATTTCCTAAATTTAAAATCTCATCATTTAAACTTCCCATATTTATATTCTCGATAattcaaactttgaaaatacattgttaGACATTTTGTAACAGACTAAAATGGAAACTTTGGTTGTTCGAAACATTGGATCATTTGTGATTTCAGCTCGGGGACCCTGGCGAAATTAACCGATCACAGTTATACCCAGATTGCTGTACCACCATAACACACACTTAAATTCTTGTCTTTgtaaatattcttgtttttatgacaaacatatgCAATTATGTATGAACATTTACATACAATTAGACACACGCCAAATTATTGTCCTTAAATGAAGTTTAGTTCCTTTTTCACAATATGTATACGgcagtgtacatgtacatggcTGACAATAATTGGCTATAACAGCACTTTTAAAAACtcaaaatatagttaaaatatGAGAAAATGTCTTTAACATTCTAGAAACAAATTCACATATGAACAGGTGTATGGTTACGATGATGGTATGGCAGTCTGGGGTTTAGCAATATACTTCTTGATATATATTCTTCAatattttctattgttttctTCTCATATTTTCAGTGTGTTTAGGCTGCAAAACCAAGGAGGAAGACCTTCAATCTTTTGGGAAAAAGGCAAGTTTTGTGAAACGCATCAACACATTAGAATTTGGATAAACATACTTGAATTcctaccgtaaatgactggttataagacgatagggggtattagacgcagggaaaaaatctgtgaaaaatccgagaaaaaaacttttaatctatgtttttgattaaaagacgcatagaaaaaatgtcaaaatcgttcggcattttcagccaccatgtttgttgacagtgaccaaaaaaaattttttcgtgaaaatggcgatggttatctttaaaaccatacaaccatactgtcaagttgaaaagttatgttatgcaaaaaatattttgacagtgcccaactttgcttttttatatgtaagtatgattattgtttaattcaatttattattcaaaataatattgaataccgtaattcacaagagttcggacaccataaattattttatttttcgatctccgaatacatagaaaattatcatttttacatcttatttacatgtttgtttaacctgccctttttcttcatgtttgctttttaccacttattaatttatccgtagtaatcaatggtcataaacttatttattacgcctataagtgtaaatccttcatgaagttaattaaaacaccattttatacatgcactgaacagAATAAACACagtctatcggcttcagatcaaagagtcacactgtgtgacgtcacataacttacagttatacccacgaggatctcgtggagagcatggacattgctatgcaggattaatgtataactgtacgattattgcttcatatagtctataagtgtg
The sequence above is drawn from the Mya arenaria isolate MELC-2E11 chromosome 14, ASM2691426v1 genome and encodes:
- the LOC128217816 gene encoding N-fatty-acyl-amino acid synthase/hydrolase PM20D1.2-like isoform X2, with protein sequence MSFAKKFLFTISFVFLSLVAIVLIRTFTLNVRNIDVSECTSSDADFIEVGIHSDALKRFREALRIKTVAREPHDYNSAELLQLVDYIIAAYPTVHESPLVQYEVVANLSLLYTVKGEDPTLTPYLLMAHLDVVPAEPEKWEADPFSADIIGDFVYARGTIDFKHGVMGILEALNYYVSLGRAPERGFYVAFGHDEEVTGLDGAKAISEVLWKRGVRKFEFIVDEGLTVTNQIIPGMTSQTALVGVSEKGYMDLELRVVGSPGHSSMPPPESTIGILAAAVARLERNPLPSMLGYGPERETFEHLAPYMQFPYKVVMCNLWLFKPVISWVMSRKPATNAIIRTVTAVTMFNAGIKINVNAPEATAYVNHRIHPAQSIQEVVDYDRGIINDERVQIKVIASMDPHPIALSGEEDFGYQTVKNSIRQIWNNTYVAPGTMIGNTDTKHYLRMTHNVYRFSPTVMYPPDVKRFHGDNERISIKNYEQAVNFYYHLMVNANKAVVEPSHIHGEL
- the LOC128217816 gene encoding N-fatty-acyl-amino acid synthase/hydrolase PM20D1.2-like isoform X1 codes for the protein MSFAKKFLFTISFVFLSLVAIVLIRTFTLNVRNIDVSECTSSDADFIEVGIHSDALKRFREALRIKTVAREPHDYNSAELLQLVDYIIAAYPTVHESPLVQYEVVANLSLLYTVKGEDPTLTPYLLMAHLDVVPAEPEKWEADPFSADIIGDFVYARGTIDFKHGVMGILEALNYYVSLGRAPERGFYVAFGHDEEVTGLDGAKAISEVLWKRGVRKFEFIVDEGLTVTNQIIPGMTSQTALVGTSEKGQVFLELKVLGEAGHSSMPPPESPIGILAAAVSKLERNPLPSMLGYGPERETFEHLAPYMQFPYKVVMCNLWLFKPVISWVMSRKPATNAIIRTVTAVTMFNAGIKINVNAPEATAYVNHRIHPAQSIQEVVDYDRGIINDERVQIKVIASMDPHPIALSGEEDFGYQTVKNSIRQIWNNTYVAPGTMIGNTDTKHYLRMTHNVYRFSPTVMYPPDVKRFHGDNERISIKNYEQAVNFYYHLMVNANKAVVEPSHIHGEL
- the LOC128217816 gene encoding N-fatty-acyl-amino acid synthase/hydrolase PM20D1.2-like isoform X3, with product MSFAKKFLFTISFVFLSLVAIVLIRTFTLNVRNIDVSECTSSDADFIEVGIHSDALKRFREALRIKTVAREPHDYNSAELLQLVDYIIAAYPTVHESPLVQYEVVANLSLLYTVKGEDPTLTPYLLMAHLDVVPAEPEKWEADPFSADIIGDFVYARGTIDFKHGVMGILEALNYYVSLGRAPERGFYVAFGHDEEVTGLDGAKAISEVLWKRGVRKFEFIVDEGLTVTNQIIPGMTSQTALLERNPLPSMLGYGPERETFEHLAPYMQFPYKVVMCNLWLFKPVISWVMSRKPATNAIIRTVTAVTMFNAGIKINVNAPEATAYVNHRIHPAQSIQEVVDYDRGIINDERVQIKVIASMDPHPIALSGEEDFGYQTVKNSIRQIWNNTYVAPGTMIGNTDTKHYLRMTHNVYRFSPTVMYPPDVKRFHGDNERISIKNYEQAVNFYYHLMVNANKAVVEPSHIHGEL